The Streptomyces sp. SS1-1 genome has a segment encoding these proteins:
- a CDS encoding LysE family translocator yields MVSTDRMLAFAAMSLLVIVIPGPSVLFVIGRALAHGRRTAVATALGNVVGSYLLVIAVAVGIGSLVERSVTVYLTVKLAGAAYLVWLGVQAFRHRGELKASAIGTAAREPARGDLRTLLDGVLVGVTNPKGVVFFAAVLPQFVDHSAGRVPLQMLVLGLVPITIGLVTDTLWGLTASAARTWFARSDRRLSLIGGAGGCTMIGLGVTVAVTGRAD; encoded by the coding sequence ATGGTGTCCACCGACCGGATGCTGGCGTTCGCGGCGATGTCGCTGCTGGTGATCGTGATTCCGGGGCCCAGCGTCCTGTTCGTCATCGGCCGCGCCCTGGCGCACGGGCGCCGCACCGCCGTGGCGACCGCGCTCGGCAACGTCGTCGGCTCCTATCTGCTGGTGATCGCCGTCGCGGTCGGGATCGGCTCCCTCGTGGAGCGGTCCGTGACCGTCTATCTCACCGTGAAGCTGGCCGGTGCCGCCTATCTGGTCTGGCTCGGGGTCCAGGCGTTCCGGCACCGCGGGGAGCTGAAGGCGTCGGCGATCGGCACCGCGGCACGGGAGCCGGCGCGCGGTGATCTGCGCACCCTGCTGGACGGCGTGCTCGTCGGCGTCACCAACCCCAAGGGGGTGGTGTTCTTCGCCGCGGTGCTCCCCCAGTTCGTGGACCACTCGGCGGGTCGGGTGCCGTTGCAGATGCTGGTGCTCGGTCTCGTCCCCATCACCATCGGCCTGGTCACGGACACCCTGTGGGGCCTGACGGCCTCCGCCGCCCGCACCTGGTTCGCCCGCTCCGACCGCCGGCTGTCCCTGATAGGCGGCGCGGGCGGCTGCACGATGATCGGCCTCGGCGTCACGGTCGCGGTGACGGGCCGCGCGGACTGA
- a CDS encoding S1 family peptidase has translation MSGLTRARRTAVVTAVAAAAAATLLTAPTAEAASTRIVGGTTTTTSAYPFMMQITDASQNQFCGGTLVSPTKVVTAAHCMAGESPGDVRVVGGRTYLNGTDGTVAKVSRIWVHPDYTTATRGDDVAVLTLSTSMPYATAGYVGSSDTGVYAAGTSARILGWGTTSSGGSSSNPLRTATVPTVSDSSCAGSYGSDYVASDMVCAGKTSGGVDSCQGDSGGPLLIGGVLAGITSWGEGCAQAGYPGVYTRLTTFSGEVTDQVRS, from the coding sequence TTGTCCGGGCTCACCCGTGCCAGAAGGACCGCCGTCGTCACGGCGGTGGCCGCCGCCGCGGCGGCCACTCTGCTCACCGCCCCCACCGCCGAGGCCGCGTCCACCCGCATCGTCGGCGGGACCACGACCACGACGTCCGCGTACCCGTTCATGATGCAGATCACGGACGCCTCACAGAACCAGTTCTGCGGCGGGACGCTGGTCTCCCCCACCAAGGTCGTCACGGCCGCCCACTGCATGGCCGGCGAGAGCCCCGGTGACGTGCGGGTCGTCGGCGGCCGCACCTATCTGAACGGCACCGACGGCACCGTCGCCAAGGTCAGCCGGATCTGGGTGCACCCCGACTACACCACGGCCACCAGGGGCGACGACGTGGCCGTGCTGACCCTGTCGACGTCGATGCCGTACGCCACCGCCGGGTACGTCGGCTCCTCGGACACGGGGGTGTACGCGGCCGGCACCAGCGCCCGCATCCTCGGCTGGGGCACCACGTCGTCGGGCGGCAGTTCCTCCAACCCGTTGCGGACGGCCACCGTGCCCACGGTGTCCGACTCGAGTTGCGCCGGCTCGTACGGCTCGGACTATGTCGCCTCCGACATGGTCTGCGCCGGGAAGACGTCCGGCGGCGTCGACTCCTGCCAGGGCGACAGCGGCGGTCCCCTGCTCATCGGGGGCGTCCTGGCAGGGATAACGTCCTGGGGCGAGGGCTGCGCCCAGGCGGGGTACCCGGGTGTGTACACCCGGCTGACCACGTTCTCGGGCGAGGTGACCGACCAGGTCCGGTCCTAG